The proteins below are encoded in one region of Caldisericota bacterium:
- a CDS encoding CTP synthase: MKKYIFVTGGVMSSLGKGISSASIGRILKSEGYKVTILKFDPYLNIDAGSQNPFQHGEVFVTEDGAETDLDLGHYERFLDEDLFQENNVTSGQVYQTVIQKERRGDYLGSTVQIIPHITAEIKKRIRIVSENSNKEIIIVEVGGTVGDIESLPFIESIREFKMEEGEGNVAFVHLTYIPYLKMTGELKTKPTQHSVGELRKIGIQPDIIIARGEKDIGKEEKKKIALFTNVREENIFSLSNADLIYKVPLILEREGISCTLSRILHLREREPKLSDWQEMIKKGIARKGTVKLAIVGKYIKLQDAYLSLNEAIRHSSFEAGVNVDIQWIESELLETSTSSLEGVNGILVPGGFGKRGIEGMIIAAQFARENKIPYFGICLGMQVAVIEFARNVLKWKDAHSAEFMPRTTHPVIDLMEEQKGITDKGGTMRLGVYKCDFIKKSNVYKFYGNKPYVFERHRHRYELNNGYREQIEDKGLKIVGEYTEKHLGEIVEICEHPFFVGVQFHPEFKSRPLSPHPLFTAFVRAMKST, encoded by the coding sequence ATGAAAAAGTACATCTTTGTTACAGGTGGAGTAATGTCCTCTCTTGGAAAAGGGATTAGCTCTGCATCTATAGGGAGAATTCTAAAAAGCGAGGGTTACAAGGTTACGATTTTAAAATTTGATCCCTATTTAAATATCGATGCAGGCTCACAAAACCCCTTTCAGCATGGAGAAGTGTTTGTTACTGAAGATGGAGCAGAAACAGATTTAGACCTTGGACATTATGAGAGATTTCTTGATGAGGATCTTTTCCAGGAAAATAATGTAACAAGTGGGCAAGTCTATCAAACTGTCATTCAAAAAGAAAGAAGAGGCGATTACTTAGGTTCAACTGTACAAATTATTCCACATATAACAGCAGAGATCAAGAAAAGAATAAGAATTGTATCTGAGAATTCGAATAAAGAGATAATAATTGTTGAAGTGGGAGGAACAGTTGGAGATATAGAAAGCTTGCCATTTATTGAATCAATAAGAGAATTTAAAATGGAAGAAGGGGAAGGAAATGTTGCTTTTGTCCATCTTACTTATATTCCTTATCTTAAAATGACAGGCGAACTTAAAACAAAACCTACACAGCACAGCGTAGGAGAACTCAGGAAAATAGGTATTCAACCAGATATTATTATTGCAAGAGGCGAAAAGGATATAGGTAAAGAGGAAAAAAAGAAAATTGCACTCTTTACAAATGTACGCGAGGAGAATATCTTTTCTTTAAGCAATGCTGATTTAATTTATAAGGTTCCCTTAATTCTCGAAAGAGAAGGTATAAGTTGTACACTCTCAAGAATTTTACATCTCAGAGAAAGAGAACCAAAACTTTCTGATTGGCAGGAGATGATAAAAAAGGGGATAGCGAGAAAAGGGACAGTGAAGCTTGCTATAGTTGGAAAGTATATAAAATTGCAAGATGCTTATCTTTCGTTGAATGAAGCAATTAGACACAGTTCTTTTGAGGCAGGTGTAAATGTTGATATACAATGGATTGAATCAGAACTTTTAGAAACTTCAACTTCTTCCTTAGAAGGAGTAAATGGCATTCTTGTTCCAGGCGGTTTTGGAAAAAGGGGCATTGAAGGAATGATTATTGCTGCGCAATTTGCTAGAGAAAATAAAATACCATATTTTGGTATTTGTCTGGGTATGCAGGTTGCTGTAATTGAATTTGCAAGAAATGTTTTGAAATGGAAAGATGCTCATAGCGCGGAGTTTATGCCTCGGACGACACATCCTGTGATTGACCTTATGGAAGAACAAAAGGGTATAACGGATAAAGGTGGCACAATGAGACTGGGTGTGTACAAGTGTGATTTTATTAAAAAATCGAATGTGTACAAATTTTATGGCAATAAACCTTATGTGTTTGAGAGGCACAGACATAGATATGAATTAAACAATGGTTATAGGGAACAAATTGAAGATAAGGGATTAAAGATAGTCGGGGAGTATACTGAAAAGCACCTTGGAGAAATTGTCGAGATATGTGAACATCCATTTTTTGTTGGGGTACAATTTCATCCTGAATTTAAATCCCGTCC